The window GCTAGGATTCTGATCTTGATGCCGGTTTTTTGACCGCCGCCCGTTTGCCTTGCGCAGTTGCGGTGGTTTGGGGAGCGATCGGAGCCGCTTCCGTCGTCGTGCCGAGCACCAACTGCTACGCGCTCGATAATACCAGCCGCCTCGTTGATTTcgtatccttttttttttttttttttttttttttttttttttttgggttcggTGAATTGCTGGTGTCGTAGCTAAGCGTGGAAAGCAGTGTAGTTCTCGTTTGCTCTGCCGATGGTGTTTGATGGTTTATCTAGTTGAAAATAAGAGATTAGCATCGTAGCTTTTGGTTTTTGTACTGATAATTCTAGGGCGTTGTTTGAGCACTGGAGTGTGACGCAGCTGTTTTTCCTTTAGCTGTTGATTTAGAGTAGCTGGATTGGCCATGTGTTCGAATACGAGGAGAAGGTAAATCTTCTTGTCATGTTGCTGTCTGTCTCTGATCATTTACCTCGAGCTCGAGGGGATGTTTTTCGGTGGCCAAGATATTGCATCGACTGTTGTTTTTCGTGTTTTTTGGGCTCGATGCAGGAAGAAGACTTGGTGGTCCGGTTTTGCAAAGATGTGGAGACTCGGTCCAATCTGGTATTCTGCTTTAACTTGAGCTTCACATACTGGCCATCTTCATATACTATGAATGAATGTTTCAGCTaatgttattgcaattatggtAGACAAGAGTATGGTCTTTTTTTCCTAGTAGAATCAATAAATTAAGGCAAATGACTCTAGATACTGCTATGCTTCAGATATACTATCATTTCTTGCTGAGGTGCTTTTAGTCAATTGATTGCACAAATTACTAAAGGGTGGGTCTAATTACAACTATTAAAGATGGAATATCAGGAGTACCTTTATTATGGCAAAATAATGCATGCACATTATCATTTATACCTTACGCATAGTTTTATCAGAAATTCACATTCTTTGAGGGCAAACTATGATTTAGAGAATTCATCGTTATCTAAAACTTTTTGATCCATCTCCATGATACTCATCTTTCTAGCATTATATCACTGGGGTAATGATCGCTGCTTATCTTATAAAATCACAGGGCTTTGTGGCTTTTGGTCGATTTGACAAGTTCAATCACTTTACTGCTGGTTCAGGACATATCGATTTTGTTCAAGTATGCTCTCTTTCATGTTGCACAGTTCTTTGATGAGGTTTTCGGTAAGCTTGGTTTTGGTGAATAgaactttgttatctcaagttAACTAGATGTCACCTTACTTCCCAGTACATTTCTGCTCATAATATGGTCAAATTTTTAGCACTCATTAGCCTGAGATGAGCTCTAATTATGGGAAGCATCCGCAATCACTGTGATTATTCCTTTGAGAAGTTACCATTGCATCATTATTTCCCCCCACATTCTCAAGGTAATTAATGTCTTCTCTGAATTTACAGCGCTTTTACAATGGTGACCTGAGAAATTGTGAGAAGAGCTATGACAAAATGGGACGGACAGCTCAGGTTGGTATAACGTCAAACCTCCTTTTGTGCCACAAATTCTACAAAATAAGCTATTCTGGTGCCTGGAATGGTCAGAGAACAAGCCCAACCAAATGGGGTGGGTAGTCAAATGGAGTAGGAGCTCACTTGACGTAACCCATTCCATCCCTTTCCATTTGTTCGGTTGCATGAAAGAAACATTAAATTGCCTTTTTCTTCTGTATAATTGCAGGTGAATATAATTTGCGGGAGTTGTTCAAAAAGCCAATGCAAAGGTTTGTGAAAGCTCAAGTTAATGTCTTGGCTTGTTACCTTAGTGACGTGCATGGCCTACTCGGCATGTGAATATTTCTGAGGATTGTCATAAAGTTTAAACTTGTAGTTTTTTGGTGTACGCTAGTTTAGTGCGCACAACACTAAGCAAATTCTTCTACAAAAACACTGTGGAGTACTTTTGTAGCTGAATATTGACTGAAAATGGAATTGGGATATGCTAAACAATCGGGTGTCTCACGACAGGTGAACTTGGATGCATATGCAATGTTACCTACGAGTCTACGTGCAGGTGATCAACACATTACCCTTtttcttatattattttttggattgGGGTCTTGGTTATAGCATTTTTGTATGAAAATTCCATGCTCCTCAAAATCTATGTGACTATCACCTGGTTTATTTCCCAAAGATGTAATAAATAGAAATGTTAGTTTCTTTTCCTAAATGATGCGAGAACCATCCAGAGCAAGTCTATGGTTGCTGAAAAACCTTCCTCTTTGAATCATCAAGATTCAAAAGAAAGTTATTCTGTTTTCTTGCTGAGGTGTGATGTCTATGGTTATCTAGAGCAAGCAAATGCTACAAACATCAAGTATAGAGCTAGCCATCGAGAAACTGATTGGATCTTTTGATCaaccaaaaattgaaagatattttgAAGGTCATGTTTTGTACCTTTGCCCTCTTAGAAAGAGTTGCAGCACTTCTTGACTGCTAGTGCCTACATCTCTTCATTATAGGAAATACTTAATCTTGAAAATATCTTCAACTTTAttaccaaaaagcaaaaaaggcAAGGTGAGTTGGTCCCTGACATTCCAGGATGTGTATGGAGTTCCCACCCTTTGTGCTATATTGGTAGTTTAAAAAATGCGTCACATTTTCTAACAGTAATCTCTGCAATTGATTCACCCAGATTGCACTGCTAGATGATGTTGCTTTATGGTCTGAGAGGCCATAGGAAGTTGGGCTGTTTAGATATGGTTTTTATTGATTAGTATGAAAGGAATATAATGCTGGGAGTGGAAAGTTATTTATGAAGGAGTGTGAAAGATTGTTCTCTTGCTCTGATATGGTAACTAAGCAGTACCTTCATTGATTTGTTCTTGAGTACtgactatttttttccttacagAGTTCTCGTAGAACTTGCCATTCCATGTGAGGATCAGGGTCCTCGGGTGTTTGAGGGATTTACTGTTGGTTTTCATCCACGGTCTTGGGAAATTGTAAGAACCCAGTCATCCACACTGCCACAATGTGAGCATTTATATGAATTACTGAGACAGTTGCACGTGGTGGACTTGTAGGTTTATAATGGCCTGACTCAGCCTGGTTTTGAGAAATCTTATCCTGATTTCAGGTAGGCAATGTATGTTTTTATTTAAACTAGAGTATTattgtttctcaacttttctTACCCAATAAGTATAACCAGCTTTAGTTTCCCCCGTTAACCAAAACACGCCAGTCAAGATCATCGCAACAATAATACTATGGGTTACCTTTTGCAGTTTTAGGTCAGAGCAGACCCATGTAGCCCTTTACATGACTGCTATCAGTTCCCACTCTAATTTGGTGCAAAAACCTATTGTCAAGGTACTTCATCCTTACTTAAGGTCCACCGTGCAATGAATCAGCTATCTATTTGCTTTAAAATTGCGTAATTTTCTTAGGTTTTCCCAGAAAACGGATTGGATGTCAAGTTATCTGGATCAGCGATGACAGGCAGATATCCCACAACTTTGTCTCCAACAACTCTAATTTTGGACTGGAGATGTATGGATAAGATATCATCCTGATCTGCTGGTTTAGCTGTAACATCCAGCAATTATCATGTTGATGACTTGCATGTTTCTAATTTTTCAGGTGAGACACCCCGTGATTCTCCATATGAAGTTGAAATCACGGTACCTGTGGACAGTTATGAACCTGTTCATTTTACACTTTCCAAAATATGTGGTGAGCTCATTCAAGGGAACTCTCCTCTTATTCTCTCACTTGCTCGAGTGGGTTTTACAGTGCATATTCAGTTAATGACTTGCCATTTAACTGATTTTGTTTGGTTGGTCGTTCAAAATTCTGCAGAACATAGGCAGGACGCAGGAGGAGATGCTGTAGGAGGATGGGCTGTATTTGGGATCCTATCTTGCATGTACTAttagtttgatattttttccaCGTGCTGTTGGTCAGTATAATTCTATTTAACTACAAGGGTTGCTAAATAGAGAACCTAAGGTTGTGACATACATGGtgggattttttttccttttgcctttGTCCCTTTCTGCCAAATAGCTAAGATACATCACAAATAGTAGAAGGGCGGCATATTTTTGTGGATTACTTCATCCATGAGGTAGATTGCAGCTTAAACAATTTCAAGATCTTGATGCTAGGTTTATGTCTTTCTAATAACTAAAATGTGATTCTGTGacattcatttcttttcttaaattaattctGAATGATTTGTCATTGATCAGATGCATTATTTTGTCAACTGTGCTCTGCATTGGAGGGTTTGTCTACAAGGTACGGGTGGAACATCAGGTAGGCTGTCTAACTTGTGCATTTAAAGATTAGATGGCCTTGTATGTTATGTCATAGTTTACTAACTGTGCAAATTAGTTGATATGTGCACCTCTTCACTGTTTGCAGCGTGGACTTGATGCATTGCCCGGTATAACCATTCTATCTGCTTGCCTAGAAACTGTAAGTGGGTTCTGCTTATGCTAATTCAGTTAACTTGTCCAGTCAAGCCTCCTagggtaaggaaaaaaaaaaaagaaactttacCTGCCATGCCTTTATTGCACTACCTTTTTAGGAACCAGTTCTATCAGAAACAAAATTATAAGTTCAGCTAGTAAATGATTGTCAACTTTGAGTGACTCTCATTTTGTatgcttatcttttaattgatGTATAATCTGGAACTTATTTAAAAGGCGAGCGGTGGGAGGAGCGGTTATTCGCGAGCAGAGGAAATAAACAGTGCCTTCACTAATCAAGCCTCTTGGGAACAACCACAGGATTATGACTATGCAGCAAAGAAATCAAGTGGAAGGGCATATGGTTCGTTTAACCGTATTCACTAAGTCCACAAATTGTATATTGTGCGACCTGTTTTTCTTCTCTTAGTAACACGAAGtaaatgatttgtcaatatctTTTCTCATCACAAAATTCAAGCATGATCGCTTTGAGTTTGTATCTCGAGTGtgttcaaaatttctctctcttccattccATGTTCCTCGAGTTCAAATGTACGGCTCTGTTACCATGCTCTTTCCGTAGCTACAAGATGGTCTCTGATGGATACATCGTTTGAAGTGATAACGTAGTAGTGCGACTAATCAATTACCATTGTCGGTGTGCAATGACTCCCATCTTTTTTGGCGCCATATATAACGCATCTCACTTTTGATTGGTTGGTAATATCACGTGGCATATCCGTCATATGAAATACCTTATCCTCTGCTTTTTTCTGTATTAGAGAATTcaatgaatttcaatgaaagtGAAATAACAAGTTGAGGGACCTAAAAAACCAAACTGGGAATTGGAttatccaagtaagatatgtATATCTTTTATGCTTTTTCTAGAAGCTTGTGAAGTTATGACCTCTAGTAATTTTTCAGATTGAACCCAAACGAAACAATTATCTCCAAATTTTCCACCTTCGAAAGGAAGAATTTTTTAACATTACTCCTGGAATGTTTTCCTCTAGAATGATTTGGTCAATGTCTTGTCCAAGAAcaaattgaatcttcttcaccAAGTGACTTCTCTAAGCCTTCTGTCCACTTGGTTTCCGGGTTATTTATGGTAAGAGCGGCTAGAATGATATGGAAATATGAGAAGAAACTAAAGAATgccaaagaatttttttttccacgaGCCTAACATAATGAAACATATGTACACTTTTTTCTCTTACAACAGCAAAATCCACGTTGATTGCGATACGAATGCATTTGTTCGCCCACCACAGCAATTGAACCAACCTAACGAAACCAaaatcgacttttttttttttttaagtgcatCACAGAAAACGAATCAAGAGAAATTTTGGCACTATTGATAATGCCTTTTGATTTGTTGTGTACCCCGACTTCAATGTAGTGAATTCCGATGAAGTTGGAAGTAAGCCGTTGCGTTGCTCTTTGTTGGCTTCTATCTTTCCCTATTTTGCTAGTTAAAAGCCCTTTTTTTCTACCAAAAGTTACCTCTAGTCATTTAAGCTATCAAACTTCAGAATCCCTACAAAACATgttcatcaagaaaaagaaatgcaatataCAAAAGCCAAATGAGCTCTCGATAGACATTGACAGAAAGACGAGAGACCATGACACGTAGACAGCCTCAATTCAGCTTCTGGTCGAATGAATATTGAAATAATCAGTCAATGGTTTGTGGTCTACGGTCTTGGTCGTTGACAGAGTCTAAGCaggaaagaagatgaaatgaaaatactcttctctAGGAGGAGGTGCCTCTCCTCCCACTCTTGTGGGGTCTGATGCAAATATGATGCAGAAAATTAGAGAATCAGGACTACGCTGACCGGCTCATTCGGATTATTATATTCGCCTGGAATCTCTTTAGCAAATCTTGCACTCTAATCACATCCCAGATGATTGGCCCCGAATGGTGAAGTAATTCAGTCTCTTTAGCAAATCTTGCACTCCTATCACACGAGTTGAATTAGTCCTGTACTTGGCCTCTCTTGGACGACTTCCTGCTTTTCGATTCGTCTTCATCGAAGCGTTATCAGACATTACAATAGATGTCCTGGTGTCCTCACCCCCACATGCGTTGATCTTGTCTGAAACATCACGAGCGTGAAAAGTAGTTGGTACTTTGAATTCTAACCACTGAAGATGGCCATAAGAGGATTACCAAGAACCCATCGTATTTCTTTTATTAGTTCATTGCACAAGAAAGGACAAGGGGTTTAAAATGGGTCTAGATACCAGAACTCTGTTGTGTGATTATATTTGAGATAAGCTATAGGATTGCAGATAGAAATGACCAGTGAACGGAGCTGAAAGGACTCgatcaacaaaaggaaaattaaccaACTCTGCTTTTGTTTTCGGTAGCTTGCTAGAGTGATCAAACCTTGCTGAGACCAAATCCATGTCTGAGTTCAATTCAAGCTCTTCCTCATCATTCTCTGTAGCACATGGACAGAGTCAATCTCAGTTTCTTATAAATAACCTACATGCTCGTTTCATCAGTCTCATCACAGCAAGTCCAAACTTCTTCATTCATATCTCAGGCACTCTCACAAAGAATCACAaactctttttgttctttgaaggATCATAGACAGATACATTGAAATGGCTCGGTCTATGACttttctcattctcttctcAATCCTTGCACTTGCTCCAATGTGTTACTGTCGCAGAACCTATGGCGGTTACCTGTATCCCCAGTATTATGACTATTCATGCCCGCAAGCTGAGGATATCGTCAGGTCCGTTGTGGCAAAAGCTGTAGCCAAAGAAGCTCGCATGGCTGCTTCCTTGCTACGGGTTCACTTCCACGACTGTTTTGTTCAGGTCAGTGACCTGTTAATTTTTTCAGCTGCACAGTCACGTTTCATGTTAAAATGTACTGGTTAGGTGTACACAGTTGCATACATTTCAGTTGCAGTGCTTTGTGCATCTTTAGTTGCGTACATTATGTGGACACAGCCGCACATTTACTTGATAGTCAACAGAAGCTGAAGCAAAGGGCTTAAAATGAAGAGATACCATGTTCAcaaatgtgcaaacattatgGGTTGTATTCAACTGAAAAGTGTCCGGGTAATTTGTGCCAAACACAGTCTCTACTGTATTAGTTTCCTAAAATAGGACACCACCTCTGTTATGTTGCAGACAAGAGTTAGTTTTTCATCTCTAAATCCCTTTTTCTGCAAACTTTCAGGGATGTGATGGATCGATACTCTTAGACAGCACCGGAACCATGCCCAGTGAGAAAAGGTCTAACCCAAATCGTAAGTCCGCTCGGGGATTCGAAGTCATTGAGGAAATAAAGGCTGCCCTAGAAGAGCAGTGCCCGCATACTGTGTCCTGTGCTGATATACTTGCTTTAGCTGCCAGAGACTCCACTGTTCTTGTGAGTGATTTGCTTAATTAGGCTTTCCTAAACTTTAAAGTGAAGTCATGGGTTGAATCGTTAATAACTTACATTTTGTTCTCTTCAGATGGGTGGACGTAGCTGGGAGGTTCCTCTAGGAAGAAAGGACTCGAGGGGTGCAAGTTTAACTCTTTCTAACCTCAACATCCCTGCACCAAATGACACTTTCCCGATCCTCCTGAACAAATTCAATCGCCAGGGGCTCGATATTATTGATCTCGTCACATTATCAGGTAAGATACAACTCTAACCTATAACGATCTACTCTTGCCTCTGGGTAGAATCTTGAAGCCTCTTCTATCTGACGTTTCCTACAAAAGGAAAACTTCCTATATGATGCAGCAATTTTCTTGTTGACCGGGTTGAATGAATTCAggtttttcaaaacaaaagagcTCCTAATGCATTATCATTGCTTCGTTCAAATAACGcttaatcgagagagagagagagagagagagagagagagggttttcaTGAAATCACTGGCAAATTTCATATGATAATCTGCTAGTGTCAGCAACAGTTTAAGCATTCAGAGTCATGTAATGCACGTGTGGGGGTCTGGTACATGATTTTTCTCCCTGTACAGGAAGCCACACCATTGGCAATGCAAGATGCACCGCGTTTAGACAAAGGCTCTACGACCAGTCAGGGGACGATCAACAGGACTCCAGACTAGACCAGTCATATGCTTCCCAACTCCGTGCCACTTGCCCGAGATCGGGTGGTGATCAGAACCTGTTCGTCTTGGACAATGTCACTCCAACTGCGTTCGATAACAGCTACTTCAAGAATTTGCTGGCTTACAGGGGCCTGCTGAGCTCTGACCAAGTGCTCTTCACCAGTAACAAGGAATCAattgaattggtgaagaaatACGCAAAGGACAATGAAGTCTTCTTGCAGCAATTTGCAGCTTCAATGGTCAAGATGGGTAATATCTTGCCATCGACAGGATCGAGGGGTGAGATCAGGAAGATCTGCAGGAAGATCAACAGTTGAAACCAAGCACATAAAACTGGTGCTCTGATAGAAATTTGATGTGATTCGTTTTTTTCTTAGATCTATGTGCGGATTTCATTGTTTAACTGCTTTGATTGATGTACACTAGATATGCTCTGGTGCGAtttctttcaatatttttggcacgtaataaaatttcttcttgaCAATGAAGTGAATGGCATTTAATCTAAATAGTTAGAAAAACCAGAAGTGTAGCAGAAAATGCCTTTCAGGTTTGGTAATTTTGTGTATGTTGATAGAGATatggcaaaaaaattaaaggtaaCAAAAGAGtagttcaaatttcaaatggaTGAGGAGATGGGACAGGATCTAAAACAAAATCATTTCTTCAAAGTATTTCTAGGAAAATGGATTGCTTTTCCCCGCAAAATTGTTTGTTTAAAGGTAATTTTTCTCCACCTCTGATAGAGATATTTACACACATTATCACTGCCGTTGAATCGTCTACAGCGTGCTTTCAAACTCACATGTAACTAGTAAAGCAAGTGTTCCAACCTCAAATCATATGCGTTTAAGATTAATTATTTAGGTTCCCAAGATAACTTGGCAGGCTAGTTCAGTCAACCAGTGAATCCAGGATGCTCGATAAAAACAAGCTGCGAGCTTTATGGACCCAAAGCTCAAGATTAAAGTTGAGCGAAGCGAGGGAAGACATCAGGACGAAAATGCACGATTCATTCCACAAAGGACCAAAGAAGCATATGACTATGAAGACAATCTCATTCTTTTGTTTAACTGACATTGACGCGTACACTGCACCGTGGGAGAAAGTGGGGAAGGTAATGGCACGTTGAGAAACTTTCTGCAGTATGATCAAGACCAGTCAAAGTTGTGATTCAATAGAATGTTTATGGAAGAAGTTGAGAATTTCGTCGCAAACTTGTTGTGCTCTCTCCTCATGGATGAAACGGTGCCCGTCTAGAATGACGACCTCGACATTGGGAACAAGGTTCTTGAATATGTTTCCTTGTATATAGTCTTTGGCACCGGCTGCCTCGAAACCGTTCTCCTTGTTGCCGATTATAAACTTGGTAGGAACTGTGATTTTTGCCCCATCCCATGGCCCCAGAAGCTCCCAATTCCTGCTTCCATCAAATACACAGCTGAACTCATCTCCCACATCGATGACATTTTATTGAATTTGGGTCAATTTTCTTACATGCAGTTGAGCAAAATGATAGTTGTTGGGTAACAAAGCCAACTGACACATGGTTGAGTTGCAGTTCTTTCCATGAAAAAGTGTTtgtggagagagagatcttTTAGATACTCACAAG of the Eucalyptus grandis isolate ANBG69807.140 chromosome 10, ASM1654582v1, whole genome shotgun sequence genome contains:
- the LOC104422727 gene encoding uncharacterized protein LOC104422727 produces the protein MEEEDLRPIRSLRRPPDVMVEPSRLARSPSRLRVAIALAVVWGAIGAASVVVPSTNCYALDNTSRLVDFSSWIGHVFEYEEKEEDLVVRFCKDVETRSNLGFVAFGRFDKFNHFTAGSGHIDFVQRFYNGDLRNCEKSYDKMGRTAQVNIICGSCSKSQCKGELGCICNVTYESTCRVLVELAIPCEDQGPRVFEGFTVGFHPRSWEIVYNGLTQPGFEKSYPDFSFRSEQTHVALYMTAISSHSNLVQKPIVKVFPENGLDVKLSGSAMTGRYPTTLSPTTLILDWRCETPRDSPYEVEITVPVDSYEPVHFTLSKICEHRQDAGGDAVGGWAVFGILSCICIILSTVLCIGGFVYKVRVEHQRGLDALPGITILSACLETASGGRSGYSRAEEINSAFTNQASWEQPQDYDYAAKKSSGRAYGSFNRIH
- the LOC104422728 gene encoding peroxidase 49: MARSMTFLILFSILALAPMCYCRRTYGGYLYPQYYDYSCPQAEDIVRSVVAKAVAKEARMAASLLRVHFHDCFVQGCDGSILLDSTGTMPSEKRSNPNRKSARGFEVIEEIKAALEEQCPHTVSCADILALAARDSTVLMGGRSWEVPLGRKDSRGASLTLSNLNIPAPNDTFPILLNKFNRQGLDIIDLVTLSGSHTIGNARCTAFRQRLYDQSGDDQQDSRLDQSYASQLRATCPRSGGDQNLFVLDNVTPTAFDNSYFKNLLAYRGLLSSDQVLFTSNKESIELVKKYAKDNEVFLQQFAASMVKMGNILPSTGSRGEIRKICRKINS